The Eriocheir sinensis breed Jianghai 21 chromosome 4, ASM2467909v1, whole genome shotgun sequence genome has a segment encoding these proteins:
- the LOC127008557 gene encoding uncharacterized protein LOC127008557, protein MTSNLGYATFLLLAAWYGCPSHCQMLRRPSPASEFLLRPSNTTVPEGEQTILKCLVDSQVHACRWYFLELQLDFFSKDASPMQVKDFKPAHNRDCSIRIKKVRKIQEGQWLCQAFKFHSSEILMTEPVVLRVITRSESASWAPPSDFPPVTTPRQSRHNDEKETAQEVSFEFAPEDYIRNTKLNESAMLNCRVNKPMESCTWITPNGSSLNVSQDEVQFNKPKKFTGDYKLKGDLKAGQCSLHVGTVQHQDEGDWRCVVQVVGRNENYQGPLLHLHITDLPFPFNHSHDGEPLMAPTEESSSVLVITLVLTSTILLILVVLLFSCLYRRVAAVSDDSHKILQASPQSSLNRLPHKAFPTTDLTAASVLAVDSVKSSPAKCVDLDQYNQYLDMTGSDNISGSYVMMPPSSLRSSMSSRTTLSTLSTLPVGRSRSASSSTVLSRASPGPGNLMDNPSYDPSDAPARPDNLYYADHIYEEIKDKHEELTKMDKIPEVTTPTYTNTLQDYEGYLVPKNNTSSEKITAHPVNDSPNALSLHTLPRPKAESPAVSPGTEQAPPYSRVGQCGLVPASPTPEAVPSPGPGYSRVGSGNLNGENILTDPMEGYDVIRSSPRPVPLPLNIPVSSEAYTNGLTGITV, encoded by the exons ATGACCTCCAATCTAGGTTACGCAACGTTTTTGTTACTAGCAG cATGGTACGGGTGTCCATCACATTGCCAGATGCTGAGGAGACCGTCCCCTGCCTCTGAGTTCCTCCTGCGGCCCTCCAACACCACCGTGCCCGAGGGGGAGCAGACCATCCTCAAGtgtttg GTGGACAGTCAGGTCCATGCATGTCGCTGGTATTTCCTGGAGCTGCAACTTGACTTCTTTAGCAAGGATGCCTCCCCCATGCAAGTGAAGGACTTCAAACCAGCCCACAACCGTGACTGCTCCATCAGGATAAAGAAG GTCCGCAAGATCCAAGAGGGGCAATGGCTGTGTCAGGCCTTCAAGTTCCACTCCTCAGAAATCCTAATGACTGAGCCTGTTGTCCTCAGAGTTATCACCA GATCAGAGAGTGCAAGTTGGGCACCCCCAAGTGACTTCCCACCTGTCACCACCCCAAGACAAAGCCGCCACAATGATGAG AAAGAAACAGCACAGGAGGTGAGTTTTGAGTTTGCTCCTGAAGACTACATCCGCAACACGAAGCTGAATGAGTCTGCCATGCTCAACTGCAGGGTCAACAAGCCAATGGAGTCCTGTACCTGGATCACGCCAAATGGGTCTTCACTCAATGTATCCCAAG ATGAGGTGCAGTTCAACAAGCCCAAGAAGTTTACAGGTGATTACAAGCTGAAGGGAGACCTGAAGGCAGGCCAGTGCTCCCTGCACGTGGGCACGGTGCAGCACCAGGATGAGGGTGACTGGCGGTGTGTTGTGCAGGTGGTGGGCCGTAACGAGAACTACCAAGGACCACTCTTACACCTCCACATCacagaccttcccttcccttttaatcATAGTCATG ACGGTGAGCCCCTCATGGCCCCAACTGAAGAGTCATCAAGTGTGCTGGTGATCACCCTAGTGCTCACCTCCACCATCCTCCTCATACTGGTTGTCCTCCTGTTTTCCTGTCTTTACCGGAGAGTTGCTGCTGTATCAGATGACTCCCACAAGATCCTTCAGGCATCCCCCCAGAGTAGCCTTAATCGTCTGCCCCATAAGGCCTTTCCCACCACTGACCTCACTGCAGCCTCTGTCCTGGCTGTAGACTCTGTGAAGTCTAGCCCTGCTAAGTGTGTGGACCTGGATCAGTACAACCAGTATCTGGACATGACTGGCTCAGACAACATCTCTGGCTCCTATGTCATGATGCCACCCTCCAGCCTCAGGTCTTCTATGTCCTCCAGAACTACACTCTCCACCCTTTCCACTCTGCCAGTTGGTCGTTCACGGTCAGCAAGTAGTAGCACTGTCCTCAGCAGAGCATCCCCAGGCCCTGGCAACCTCATGGACAACCCTTCATATGACCCAAGCGATGCTCCTGCCCGTCCTGACAACCTCTACTATGCAGACCACATCTATGAGGAGATCAAGGATAAACATGAAGAACTCACCAAGATGGATAAGATACCAGAGGTGACAACTCCAACCTACACTAACACGCTGCAGGACTATGAAGGATACCTTGTTCCCAAGAATAACACAAGCAGCGAGAAGATCACTGCTCACCCTGTTAATGATTCCCCTAATGCCCTCTCCTTGCATACACTACCAAGGCCAAAGGCAGAGTCCCCTGCCGTATCCCCTGGCACTGAGCAGGCACCTCCATACTCTCGTGTGGGCCAGTGTGGCTTGGTGCCTGCCAGCCCCACACCAGAGGCTGTCCCTAGTCCTGGTCCTGGATACTCCAGAGTAGGCTCAGGGAATTTGAATGGAGAGAATATACTGACAGACCCCATGGAGGGATATGATGTAATAAGGTCTTCCCCAAGACCTGTGCCTCTCCCATTAAACATTCCAGTCTCATCTGAGGCTTATACAAATGGTCTTACAGGTATAACTGTTTGA